The following proteins come from a genomic window of Populus nigra chromosome 6, ddPopNigr1.1, whole genome shotgun sequence:
- the LOC133697805 gene encoding uncharacterized protein At4g15545 isoform X2 encodes MLSKESGGSAFDLPEDVLQVLPSDPFQQLDVARKITSIALSTRVSALESESSLLRAKLAEKDDFIAHLQAQIESLDSSLSDSSDKLSRATQEKENLLKENASLSNTVKKLQRDVSKLEVFRKTLVRSLQEDGESSAGAPQIIAKPTPNDDATLPPSRYSSIQSKIPEMGNSFAEDRETDAPRPGIPQILLASQTNTPRFTPPGSPPSFSASVSPTRTSKPVSPKRQSMSFSITRSMDDRSSAFSSLSSSQHSSLSSDAGSQAGRTRVDGKEFFRQVRTRLSYEQFGAFLANVKELNSHKQTKEETLRKAEEIFGPENKDLYMIFEGLITRNVH; translated from the exons atgctatCGAAGGAATCAGGTGGTTCCGCCTTCGATCTTCCCGAGGATGTCTTGCAAGTGTTACCCTCTGATCCATTCCAACAACTCGATGTGGCCCGCAAGATCACTTCTATTGCCCTCTCTACACGTGTCTCCGCTCTTGAATCTGAGTCCTCCCTTCTTCGGGCCAAGCTCGCCGAGAAAGACGACTTCATTGCCCACCTCCAGGCTCAGATCGAGTCTCTCGATTCTTCTCTCTCCGACTCCTCCGATAAGCTCTCCCGGGCTACCCAAGAGAAG GAGAATTTGTTGAAAGAGAATGCGTCGTTGTCTAACACTGTTAAGAAGCTTCAGAGAGATGTTTCTAAG CTGGAAGTGTTTAGGAAGACGCTTGTGCGGTCACTTCAAGAGGATGGAGAAAGTTCG GCAGGAGCTCCACAGATCATTGCCAAGCCTACACCAAATG ATGATGCCACCCTGCCACCTTCAAGATATTCTTCAATACAAAGCAAGATTCCAGAAATGGGAAACTCATTTGCAGAGGATCGTGAGACAGATG CTCCAAGACCTGGCATACCACAGATTCTGCTAGCATCCCAAACAAACACACCCCGGTTTACTCCTCCAGGCTCCCCTCCTAGTTTTTCTGCCTCCGTGTCTCCCACAAGGACATCTAAACCAGTGTCTCCAAAACGACAATCAATGTCATTCTCTATCACAAGAAGCATGGATGATAGATCCTCTGCCTTCTCTTCTCTGTCCTCAAGCCAACATAGTTCTTTGTCAAGTGACGCCGGATCACAAGCTG GACGAACTCGAGTTGATGGCAAAGAATTCTTCCGCCAAGTCAG GACCCGCTTGTCTTACGAGCAGTTTGGTGCTTTTTTGGCAAACGTTAAGGAATTGAACTCCCACAAGCAAACAAAAGAG GAGACCCTAAGGAAGGCAGAGGAAATTTTTGGTCCAGAGAACAAGGATCTTTACATGATATTCGAGGGATTGATCACTCGCAATGTTCACTGA
- the LOC133697805 gene encoding uncharacterized protein At4g15545 isoform X1 — translation MLSKESGGSAFDLPEDVLQVLPSDPFQQLDVARKITSIALSTRVSALESESSLLRAKLAEKDDFIAHLQAQIESLDSSLSDSSDKLSRATQEKENLLKENASLSNTVKKLQRDVSKLEVFRKTLVRSLQEDGESSAGAPQIIAKPTPNEDDATLPPSRYSSIQSKIPEMGNSFAEDRETDAPRPGIPQILLASQTNTPRFTPPGSPPSFSASVSPTRTSKPVSPKRQSMSFSITRSMDDRSSAFSSLSSSQHSSLSSDAGSQAGRTRVDGKEFFRQVRTRLSYEQFGAFLANVKELNSHKQTKEETLRKAEEIFGPENKDLYMIFEGLITRNVH, via the exons atgctatCGAAGGAATCAGGTGGTTCCGCCTTCGATCTTCCCGAGGATGTCTTGCAAGTGTTACCCTCTGATCCATTCCAACAACTCGATGTGGCCCGCAAGATCACTTCTATTGCCCTCTCTACACGTGTCTCCGCTCTTGAATCTGAGTCCTCCCTTCTTCGGGCCAAGCTCGCCGAGAAAGACGACTTCATTGCCCACCTCCAGGCTCAGATCGAGTCTCTCGATTCTTCTCTCTCCGACTCCTCCGATAAGCTCTCCCGGGCTACCCAAGAGAAG GAGAATTTGTTGAAAGAGAATGCGTCGTTGTCTAACACTGTTAAGAAGCTTCAGAGAGATGTTTCTAAG CTGGAAGTGTTTAGGAAGACGCTTGTGCGGTCACTTCAAGAGGATGGAGAAAGTTCG GCAGGAGCTCCACAGATCATTGCCAAGCCTACACCAAATG AAGATGATGCCACCCTGCCACCTTCAAGATATTCTTCAATACAAAGCAAGATTCCAGAAATGGGAAACTCATTTGCAGAGGATCGTGAGACAGATG CTCCAAGACCTGGCATACCACAGATTCTGCTAGCATCCCAAACAAACACACCCCGGTTTACTCCTCCAGGCTCCCCTCCTAGTTTTTCTGCCTCCGTGTCTCCCACAAGGACATCTAAACCAGTGTCTCCAAAACGACAATCAATGTCATTCTCTATCACAAGAAGCATGGATGATAGATCCTCTGCCTTCTCTTCTCTGTCCTCAAGCCAACATAGTTCTTTGTCAAGTGACGCCGGATCACAAGCTG GACGAACTCGAGTTGATGGCAAAGAATTCTTCCGCCAAGTCAG GACCCGCTTGTCTTACGAGCAGTTTGGTGCTTTTTTGGCAAACGTTAAGGAATTGAACTCCCACAAGCAAACAAAAGAG GAGACCCTAAGGAAGGCAGAGGAAATTTTTGGTCCAGAGAACAAGGATCTTTACATGATATTCGAGGGATTGATCACTCGCAATGTTCACTGA